In Cryptomeria japonica chromosome 10, Sugi_1.0, whole genome shotgun sequence, a genomic segment contains:
- the LOC131069370 gene encoding homeobox-leucine zipper protein ATHB-16, whose translation METPESLDTLISMVARPEDFEEEQYNRGFQNMEETGDEEELSGGGGAQMKKRRLSLQQVRSLEKNFEVENKLEPDRKMQLAKELGLQPRQVAVWFQNRRARWKTKQLERDYGVLKHNYDTLKSSFDAMHRENQKLTAELSSVRKKVEDAGKKKGNVPQRDENNNVDTKIGIRAVAMKQEDYEEEDEGGLVESKVMNGVIVFNERLEGSESDSSAILNDNGGGGAGENNSPHPIDSYICKTSLKYNASYMQPSANHNDNDNKSTGEGLMEAFRPGNNNNTPCAAAYNPQQCFRMDEAEESCNFFNVDDSAAATLPWWEWP comes from the exons ATGGAAACACCAGAGTCCTTAGATACCTTGATCTCTATGGTAGCACGACCAG aggattttgaagaagagcagtACAATCGAGGATTTCAGAACATGGAGGAGACAGGAGATGAGGAGGAGCTGAGCGGTGGAGGTGGAGCGCAGATGAAGAAGAGGCGGCTGAGTTTGCAGCAAGTGAGATCTCTGGAGAAGAATTTTGAGGTGGAAAACAAGCTGGAGCCTGATCGCAAAATGCAGCTGGCAAAAGAGTTGGGTTTGCAGCCCAGACAGGTGGCCGTCTGGTTTCAGAACAGGCGTGCCCGCTGGAAGACAAAGCAGCTTGAGAGAGATTATGGAGTCCTTAAACACAATTATGATACCCTCAAATCTAGCTTTGATGCCATGCATAGAGAAAATCAAAAACTCACAGCTGAG TTAAGCAGTGTGAGGAAGAAAGTGGAGGACGCAGGGAAGAAAAAAGGTAATGTTCCTCAAAGAGATGAGAACAATAATGTTGATACCAAGATAGGGATTAGGGCAGTGGCGATGAaacaagaagattatgaagaagaagatgaaggaggGCTTGTAGAGAGCAAGGTTATGAATGGAGTCATTGTTTTCAACGAAAGATTGGAGGGATCAGAGAGTGATAGCAGTGCAATACTAAACGACAATGGAGGAGGAGGTGCAGGAGAAAATAACAGTCCCCATCCCATTGATAGCTACATCTGTAAAACTTCTCTCAAATACAATGCATCATATATGCAGCCTTCTGCCAATCATAATGATAACGATAACAAAAGCACTGGAGAAGGTCTAATGGAGGCTTTTAGACCAGGGAACAATAACAATACACCTTGTGCTGCAGCCTATAATCCACAACAATGCTTTAGGATGGATGAGGCGGAGGAATCTTGCAACTTCTTCAATGTGGACGACTCAGCTGCTGCGACTCTTCCATGGTGGGAGTGGCCATGA